A section of the Atribacterota bacterium genome encodes:
- a CDS encoding substrate-binding domain-containing protein: EVLQRYPELEGIYIATANSIAICEVLVKTPFYRPPKVITTDLFQAMIPYFQKGVIHATIFQNPYRQGFEATMSLFRYLVEGIVPPPCAYLEPIVVMRSNLEFYL, from the coding sequence TGGAAGTGCTTCAGCGTTACCCTGAGTTGGAAGGGATTTATATCGCCACGGCCAATTCGATTGCCATTTGCGAGGTGTTGGTAAAAACTCCTTTTTATCGACCTCCCAAAGTTATCACCACCGACCTTTTTCAGGCCATGATTCCATATTTTCAAAAGGGGGTGATCCATGCCACAATTTTCCAAAATCCGTATCGACAGGGTTTTGAAGCCACCATGTCTCTTTTTCGGTATCTTGTAGAAGGAATCGTGCCGCCTCCGTGTGCGTATCTTGAGCCAATCGTGGTTATGAGGAGTAATCTCGAGTTTTACCTTTGA